Proteins from a single region of Chroococcidiopsis sp. TS-821:
- the gndA gene encoding NADP-dependent phosphogluconate dehydrogenase: MTQQSFGVIGLAVMGENLALNVERNGFPVAVYNRTPEKTDAFMHTRAQGKNIKAAYSLEEFVGLLERPRKILIMVKAGAPVDAVIEQLKPLLDEGDIIIDGGNSLYEDTARRTRELEPLGFRFIGMGVSGGEEGALNGPSLMPGGTKSSYEYLEPILTKIAAQVEDGPCVTYVGPGGAGHYVKMVHNGIEYGDMQLIAEAYDLLKNALGLDHNRLHEIFAEWNTTEELNSFLIEITADIFRYIDPDTNQPLVEQILDAAGQKGTGRWTVQSALELGIAIPTITAAVNARVMSSFKKERVAASQVLTGPTGKYEGDTEAFIDMIRDALYCSKICSYAQGMAQLAAASKVYCYNLNLSEMARIWKGGCIIRAGFLGKIQHAYQEEPNLLNLLLAPEFKQTILDRQHAWREVVAAAAKLGIAVPAFSASLDYFDSYRRDRLPQNLTQAQRDYFGAHTYERVDKEGVFHTEWTKFDEESIQTSTPEPLQADPATTNA; the protein is encoded by the coding sequence ATGACACAGCAAAGCTTTGGTGTAATCGGCTTAGCCGTTATGGGCGAAAACCTAGCTCTTAACGTCGAACGCAACGGTTTTCCGGTCGCCGTATACAATCGCACCCCAGAAAAAACAGATGCTTTCATGCACACGCGTGCCCAGGGTAAGAACATAAAAGCTGCGTACTCGCTTGAAGAATTCGTTGGCTTACTTGAGCGACCTCGAAAGATTTTAATTATGGTGAAAGCTGGAGCACCTGTGGATGCAGTGATTGAACAGCTTAAACCATTACTCGATGAAGGCGACATCATCATCGATGGTGGAAACTCTTTGTATGAAGATACAGCACGCCGCACTCGCGAATTAGAACCACTAGGTTTTAGATTTATTGGTATGGGTGTTAGCGGTGGTGAAGAAGGGGCGTTGAATGGTCCGAGCTTGATGCCAGGCGGTACAAAAAGTTCTTACGAATACTTAGAACCAATTTTAACGAAAATTGCGGCTCAGGTAGAAGATGGTCCTTGCGTTACCTATGTTGGTCCTGGTGGCGCTGGACACTACGTCAAGATGGTACACAACGGTATCGAGTACGGCGATATGCAACTGATCGCTGAAGCCTATGATTTACTCAAAAATGCTTTAGGTCTCGACCACAATCGACTACACGAGATTTTTGCCGAGTGGAATACCACTGAAGAACTGAATTCGTTTCTTATTGAAATTACTGCAGATATTTTTAGGTACATCGATCCCGATACAAATCAGCCACTCGTGGAGCAAATCCTTGATGCTGCTGGACAAAAAGGAACAGGGCGTTGGACAGTACAGAGTGCGTTAGAACTAGGTATTGCTATTCCTACAATTACTGCTGCAGTAAATGCTCGCGTGATGTCTTCCTTTAAAAAGGAACGCGTTGCGGCTTCGCAAGTTCTTACAGGTCCTACGGGTAAGTATGAAGGCGATACCGAAGCTTTTATAGATATGATTCGTGATGCGCTATACTGCTCGAAAATCTGCTCTTATGCCCAAGGTATGGCACAGCTAGCAGCTGCCTCAAAAGTATATTGCTACAACCTAAATCTAAGCGAGATGGCTCGCATTTGGAAGGGTGGTTGTATTATCCGCGCTGGTTTCTTAGGTAAGATTCAACACGCTTATCAAGAAGAACCAAATTTACTTAACTTACTTCTAGCACCAGAGTTTAAGCAAACCATTTTGGATCGGCAACATGCTTGGCGCGAAGTGGTAGCCGCTGCCGCTAAATTAGGAATTGCAGTTCCTGCTTTTAGTGCTTCATTAGATTACTTTGACAGTTATCGGCGCGATCGCCTACCCCAAAACCTCACTCAAGCTCAGCGAGACTACTTCGGCGCGCATACTTACGAACGAGTGGATAAAGAAGGGGTCTTCCATACCGAATGGACAAAATTTGATGAAGAGTCTATACAAACATCAACACCAGAGCCATTACAAGCAGATCCAGCAACGACTAACGCTTAG
- the ileS gene encoding isoleucine--tRNA ligase has product MTEPGSYKDTVNLPKTNFDMRANATKREPEIQKFWAENQIYDRLSQNNPGELFVLHDGPPYANGALHLGHALNKILKDIINRFQLLQGRKVRYVPGWDCHGLPIELKVLQNMKAAERQNLTPLELRRKAKAFALATVEEQSKSFQRYGVWGDFDNPYLTLNPAYEAAQIGVFGQMVLKGYIYRGLKPVHWSPSSKTALAEAELEYPEGHTSRSLYAAFPVTRLSEAASALGEFMPHLSVAIWTTTPWTIPANLAVAVNPELTYAVVEVANNEQPKYIIVATDLVERLSQILASNLTIKAKVSGKDLEHTIYRHPLFDRESPVVIGGDYVTTESGTGLVHTAPGHGQDDYIVGQRYGLPILAPVDADGNFTAEAGQFAGMNVLGDGNAAVIEALSAAGALLKEEPYVHKYPYDWRTKKPTIFRATEQWFASVDGFRDAALKAIAEVKWIPAIGENRITAMVSERSDWCISRQRSWGVPIPVFYDEETGEALLNAETIAHVQAIVAEKGTDAWWELSTEELLPESYRNNGRSYRKGTDTMDVWFDSGSSWAAVLQQRPELRYPADMYLEGSDQHRGWFQSSLLTSVAVNGCAPYKTVLTHGFTVDEQGRKMSKSLGNGIEPEVVINGGKNQKEEPAYGADVLRLWVSSVDYTADAPLSKNILKQLSEAYRKIRNTARFLLGNLHDFDPIKHSVAYEQLPELDRYMLHRITEVFQEIGEAFENYQFFRFFQTVQNFCVVDLSNFYLDIAKDRLYISAPDAWRRRSCQTVLHVALENLAKAIAPVLCHMAEDIWQHLPYPTPYKSVFEAGWVKLEKQWYQPQLADSWQKLRQLRAEVNKVLEQARVEKTIGSSLEAKVLLYVPNAAFKAQLQTLNPGTAQSLATAPQPITETTALVTQPSKTWQQYLAELVQPFKRSPAYLRDVLKVYRELWIIAVVLAAFPLVVLPLGLLKAVLVGVNEIPLLPRVFQLIGIYATLRYLLVAFMRIALSQKSKAPTTLTESLSQTISVPEEQATTPSTRQSNGVDELRYLFIASQVELVDSPAAVQQAKYNLQTDELAIGVVNADGKKCDRCWNYSVHVGDSVEHPLICERCVSALAGNF; this is encoded by the coding sequence GTGACAGAACCAGGAAGCTACAAAGATACTGTTAATCTGCCTAAAACCAATTTTGACATGCGAGCAAACGCAACAAAGCGCGAGCCAGAAATTCAAAAGTTTTGGGCAGAAAACCAAATATACGATCGCCTGTCGCAGAACAACCCTGGCGAGTTATTTGTTTTGCACGACGGTCCTCCCTACGCTAACGGTGCGTTGCATCTCGGTCACGCGCTTAACAAAATTCTCAAAGACATTATCAACCGATTTCAGTTATTGCAAGGACGTAAGGTTCGCTACGTTCCGGGTTGGGATTGTCACGGATTGCCGATTGAACTCAAAGTGTTACAAAACATGAAGGCAGCCGAGCGGCAAAACCTGACGCCTCTCGAGTTGCGGCGCAAAGCCAAAGCGTTTGCCTTGGCGACAGTTGAGGAACAAAGCAAAAGTTTCCAACGCTACGGAGTTTGGGGGGATTTTGACAATCCTTATCTAACACTAAATCCTGCATATGAGGCAGCGCAAATCGGTGTATTCGGGCAAATGGTGTTAAAAGGCTACATCTATCGCGGTCTGAAGCCTGTCCATTGGAGTCCTAGTTCAAAAACGGCACTGGCAGAAGCCGAACTAGAGTATCCTGAAGGTCACACCTCACGGAGCCTTTATGCAGCTTTTCCTGTGACGCGTCTTTCTGAAGCTGCTTCAGCATTAGGCGAATTTATGCCGCATCTCAGTGTAGCCATCTGGACAACCACGCCTTGGACAATTCCAGCTAACTTAGCGGTAGCTGTTAATCCAGAGTTAACTTATGCGGTTGTTGAAGTTGCTAACAACGAGCAACCTAAATACATAATCGTAGCCACTGACTTAGTAGAACGCTTGTCACAGATTCTCGCAAGCAATCTCACAATTAAAGCGAAAGTAAGTGGCAAGGATTTAGAACACACAATTTATCGCCATCCCCTCTTTGACCGCGAAAGTCCAGTAGTGATAGGTGGCGATTATGTAACCACCGAGTCAGGAACAGGCTTAGTCCACACCGCACCAGGTCACGGACAAGACGACTACATCGTCGGTCAGCGGTACGGTCTGCCAATTTTAGCACCCGTCGATGCTGATGGAAATTTTACCGCCGAAGCCGGACAATTTGCCGGCATGAATGTCCTCGGCGATGGCAACGCTGCCGTGATTGAGGCACTATCTGCAGCAGGGGCGTTACTCAAAGAAGAACCGTACGTTCACAAATACCCCTACGATTGGCGGACAAAAAAACCAACAATCTTCCGCGCCACTGAACAATGGTTCGCCTCCGTAGACGGATTTCGCGATGCCGCACTCAAGGCGATCGCTGAGGTAAAGTGGATTCCGGCGATTGGTGAAAACCGAATTACTGCGATGGTATCGGAGCGTTCTGATTGGTGCATTTCGCGACAACGCAGTTGGGGCGTCCCAATTCCTGTATTCTACGACGAAGAAACTGGCGAAGCACTACTCAACGCAGAAACGATCGCGCACGTGCAAGCCATCGTCGCCGAAAAGGGTACGGACGCCTGGTGGGAATTATCAACCGAAGAACTCTTACCAGAAAGCTACCGCAACAATGGTCGGTCGTACCGCAAAGGGACAGATACGATGGACGTGTGGTTCGATTCAGGTTCCTCGTGGGCAGCAGTATTGCAACAGCGTCCAGAGTTGCGCTACCCAGCAGATATGTATTTAGAAGGCTCAGATCAACATCGCGGTTGGTTTCAGTCGAGTTTACTCACCAGCGTCGCTGTCAATGGTTGTGCGCCATACAAAACCGTCTTAACGCACGGTTTTACCGTCGACGAGCAAGGTCGCAAAATGAGCAAATCGCTCGGCAATGGCATCGAACCAGAAGTCGTAATTAACGGCGGGAAAAATCAAAAAGAAGAACCTGCCTACGGCGCTGACGTGCTGCGGCTGTGGGTATCATCCGTTGATTACACCGCCGACGCGCCGCTGAGTAAAAATATCCTCAAGCAATTGTCCGAGGCGTATCGCAAGATTCGCAACACAGCAAGGTTCTTATTGGGTAATCTACATGATTTTGACCCGATTAAGCATTCTGTAGCTTACGAACAATTGCCCGAACTCGACCGCTACATGCTCCACAGGATAACAGAAGTCTTTCAAGAGATCGGCGAGGCGTTTGAAAATTACCAATTTTTCCGCTTCTTCCAAACAGTGCAGAATTTCTGCGTGGTGGATTTGTCAAACTTCTACTTAGATATTGCCAAAGACCGACTCTACATTAGCGCGCCCGATGCTTGGCGGCGGCGCAGCTGTCAAACCGTGTTGCACGTCGCGCTGGAAAACTTAGCAAAAGCGATCGCGCCAGTACTGTGTCACATGGCAGAAGATATTTGGCAGCACCTTCCCTATCCGACGCCGTACAAATCCGTCTTTGAAGCCGGTTGGGTGAAGTTAGAAAAACAGTGGTACCAACCACAACTCGCAGATTCCTGGCAAAAACTGCGACAACTGCGCGCCGAGGTGAATAAAGTCCTCGAACAAGCACGCGTCGAGAAAACGATCGGCTCTTCCCTCGAAGCCAAGGTGTTGCTGTACGTTCCTAATGCTGCTTTCAAGGCGCAGTTACAAACATTAAACCCCGGTACGGCGCAAAGCTTAGCGACGGCTCCACAGCCCATAACAGAAACAACAGCACTGGTAACGCAACCGTCCAAAACTTGGCAACAGTACTTAGCAGAACTTGTGCAGCCCTTTAAGCGATCGCCAGCATACTTACGCGACGTGTTAAAGGTATACCGCGAACTTTGGATAATCGCTGTTGTGCTAGCGGCGTTTCCTTTAGTTGTATTACCGCTTGGTTTGTTAAAAGCCGTACTCGTCGGTGTTAATGAGATTCCGCTGCTACCGCGCGTTTTCCAGCTCATCGGCATTTATGCAACGCTGCGCTACTTACTAGTAGCATTTATGCGTATTGCGTTATCGCAAAAATCAAAAGCGCCAACGACTCTAACAGAATCGCTTTCTCAAACGATATCAGTCCCTGAAGAACAGGCGACAACTCCATCGACACGTCAATCTAACGGTGTAGACGAGCTGCGCTATTTGTTCATTGCTTCGCAGGTAGAACTTGTCGATTCGCCAGCAGCAGTACAACAAGCAAAGTACAACTTACAAACCGACGAACTCGCTATTGGCGTAGTTAACGCCGATGGCAAGAAGTGCGATCGCTGTTGGAATTACTCAGTGCATGTCGGCGACTCTGTGGAACATCCGTTGATTTGCGAGCGCTGCGTTTCGGCGTTAGCAGGCAACTTTTAA
- a CDS encoding circadian clock KaiB family protein, with protein sequence MHQPKSRDTETFKGIALFTPGGDLIYCIDPSKQGHWHLHLCAGLQEILNLSESPHFLVPCYTATIDRWIDPQTQQIQTYAEAYPLVLRYQALLNAVFQTNVVWQAAPVAEGLCDPLLLASYRTAFPQLWEENDLVVRFERSRPEAFRVQHAQAPYVLHLFVAEHSAATERILQSLRQVLEQFHYPYTLKIIDVTKHPEQAEIAQVAATPTLIKVSPKPMRRLVGDLENVEKLLQLLTASDA encoded by the coding sequence TTGCATCAACCTAAATCGAGAGATACAGAAACATTTAAAGGTATTGCGCTATTTACGCCAGGGGGAGATCTCATTTACTGCATCGACCCTAGTAAACAAGGTCACTGGCATTTACATTTGTGTGCAGGTTTACAAGAAATACTCAACTTATCAGAATCACCACACTTTCTCGTGCCTTGCTACACAGCAACAATTGACCGCTGGATAGACCCACAGACACAGCAGATACAAACCTATGCGGAAGCATATCCGCTCGTACTGCGGTATCAAGCTTTATTAAATGCCGTGTTTCAAACTAATGTAGTTTGGCAGGCTGCACCTGTCGCGGAAGGATTGTGCGATCCTCTGCTGCTTGCTTCGTATCGTACTGCATTTCCACAGCTTTGGGAAGAAAACGATCTTGTTGTGCGTTTTGAGCGATCGCGACCTGAAGCATTCAGGGTTCAACACGCACAAGCACCCTACGTTTTACACCTGTTTGTTGCTGAGCATAGTGCAGCAACCGAGCGGATTTTACAAAGTTTACGGCAAGTGCTGGAGCAATTTCACTATCCATACACGCTCAAAATCATTGACGTTACCAAGCATCCTGAGCAAGCCGAAATCGCTCAAGTTGCTGCCACGCCAACACTTATAAAAGTTTCGCCAAAACCAATGCGGCGTTTAGTTGGCGATTTAGAGAACGTAGAAAAATTGTTACAACTGTTAACTGCTTCTGATGCTTAA
- a CDS encoding Ycf66 family protein, with amino-acid sequence MLAYILALAVGFFSLAIYMAAFFFPEVHRKGDFIWSGVGLFYALVLWVCSGRITGGVLLGQVAGVALLGWSVTQTLLLRRQLTPRLSQTVAPTAEEVKSTVQEKVAKSSFLSKLLQFTKRKDNSAATAKERLQQLSQQTPVPETAVSPTPTTNNNTANSVQIIDNRTSLPEQVDATTATQQNTSVEVVPEGISEEALPESTAADEVVQAAGESTPDVSEDTKDASTADAAVTETEVVPEAPELMRPNPPDPELVEAALKDAEEKHQEAAPPDPETPENPSPS; translated from the coding sequence ATGCTGGCATACATCCTGGCGTTGGCGGTAGGTTTCTTTAGCCTCGCTATCTACATGGCAGCTTTCTTTTTTCCTGAGGTACACCGCAAGGGTGACTTTATTTGGAGCGGGGTAGGATTATTCTACGCCTTAGTTCTATGGGTGTGTTCTGGACGCATCACAGGGGGTGTACTACTCGGTCAAGTAGCTGGCGTTGCTTTATTGGGGTGGTCAGTCACCCAAACGCTCTTACTCCGACGACAGCTCACTCCACGTCTTTCGCAAACTGTAGCACCCACAGCGGAAGAAGTAAAAAGTACTGTTCAGGAGAAGGTTGCCAAGTCTTCGTTCCTATCTAAGCTGTTGCAATTCACTAAGCGTAAAGATAATAGTGCAGCTACTGCAAAAGAGCGGTTGCAACAATTGAGCCAACAAACACCAGTTCCAGAAACTGCGGTAAGCCCTACACCCACAACTAACAACAATACTGCAAACTCAGTTCAAATTATTGACAATCGTACGTCTTTACCAGAGCAAGTAGACGCTACTACGGCAACACAGCAAAATACTTCAGTAGAAGTGGTTCCAGAAGGTATTTCAGAGGAGGCTTTGCCTGAGTCTACCGCTGCGGATGAAGTTGTTCAAGCGGCTGGAGAATCAACACCAGATGTGTCTGAAGATACAAAAGATGCCTCCACTGCAGACGCAGCAGTAACTGAAACTGAAGTCGTACCTGAAGCACCCGAATTGATGCGCCCTAACCCACCTGATCCAGAATTGGTAGAAGCCGCGCTGAAAGATGCTGAGGAAAAACATCAAGAAGCTGCACCACCAGACCCAGAAACGCCTGAAAATCCATCACCGAGTTGA
- a CDS encoding ParA family protein gives MAYIIATANMKGGVGKTTLSVNLATSLAKDHGKKVLVFDLDTQISATLSMMSPTDFAKYRKTKRTLKYLINQAIQPETRSKISVKEAIHYNACKLPNLDLLPGDIELYDEFVVSEMLHEEAFEVDRLDFATVWNRFERRLVKQILEPVLENYDFIILDCAPGYNLMTRSALAASNFYILPAKSEPLSIVGIQLLERRIAQLKESHASEVNLNIQLLGIVFTMSGNLITGRYYKQVMQRINEDFEATQIFKTQIPTDVNVAKAVDSFMPVVMTNPQSAGAKAFTQITQEFLQKLQVAGSEQQQTQSVSVMGNR, from the coding sequence ATGGCTTATATCATTGCAACAGCAAACATGAAAGGTGGTGTAGGAAAAACGACACTAAGTGTCAATTTAGCGACTTCACTCGCCAAAGATCATGGTAAAAAAGTTCTTGTTTTCGATTTAGATACTCAAATTAGTGCTACCTTGAGTATGATGTCCCCGACAGATTTCGCTAAGTATCGCAAAACAAAGCGAACTTTGAAATATCTAATTAATCAAGCTATTCAACCAGAAACACGCTCTAAGATTAGCGTGAAAGAAGCAATTCACTACAATGCGTGCAAGCTTCCTAATCTCGATTTATTACCTGGTGATATCGAGCTCTACGATGAATTTGTTGTTTCTGAAATGCTGCATGAAGAAGCATTTGAGGTCGATAGACTTGATTTTGCAACTGTATGGAACCGCTTTGAAAGAAGATTAGTTAAACAGATTTTAGAGCCTGTTCTCGAAAATTATGATTTTATTATTCTTGACTGCGCTCCTGGTTACAATTTGATGACGCGCAGTGCGCTTGCGGCAAGTAACTTCTATATCCTACCTGCCAAATCTGAGCCTTTGTCAATAGTGGGTATTCAGTTACTAGAAAGACGCATTGCTCAACTTAAAGAAAGTCATGCATCCGAGGTAAATCTAAATATTCAATTATTGGGTATTGTCTTTACAATGTCAGGTAATTTAATTACAGGTAGATACTACAAACAAGTAATGCAACGAATTAACGAGGATTTTGAGGCAACACAAATTTTTAAGACACAAATACCTACTGATGTCAATGTTGCTAAAGCCGTTGATAGTTTTATGCCCGTTGTGATGACAAATCCACAATCAGCAGGGGCTAAAGCATTTACTCAAATAACGCAAGAGTTTTTACAGAAATTGCAAGTTGCTGGTAGCGAGCAACAGCAAACGCAATCGGTATCGGTAATGGGTAATCGGTAA
- a CDS encoding type IV pilus twitching motility protein PilT: protein MTESQHPAIPVPAVPRVPPMPLPKARVPNHAERDITQLQMQTVAQRNTSPTQSAPNSTTIAPTLEQLVREAYDKGISDLHLGVGEVPRFRERGEIIVTDYPITDEATFTSWLKEILTEQQIQQFYEHLEYDGATQYEGVARVRINLFVALNGPAMVLRLIPLKILTLEQLNLPPVFRDLCHYHKGLILVTGPTGSGKSTTLAAMVDYINQEMPKHIISIEDPVEFVHKSKKSLIKQREVGIHTLKFDNALKASLREDPDIILIGEMRDRETVNTALKAAQTGHLVFGTLHTNSAVKTIERILNLYNPDEQGPMRIQVAESLVAVIAQSLVRTTDNKRAAIHEIMINTDAIKDYIIRNEVEEIEAIIPRCNFEGMCTMNQSIYRLYEEGRLTEETALEASPKPNEMAMILRGRV from the coding sequence ATGACAGAATCACAGCATCCAGCCATTCCTGTACCCGCAGTTCCTCGCGTACCACCGATGCCTTTGCCAAAAGCGAGAGTTCCCAACCATGCGGAGCGAGATATTACACAACTACAAATGCAAACTGTTGCCCAACGGAATACATCGCCTACTCAATCTGCGCCAAATTCAACAACGATAGCGCCAACTTTAGAGCAACTAGTGCGCGAAGCCTACGACAAAGGTATTTCTGATTTACACTTAGGTGTTGGTGAGGTGCCTCGTTTTCGCGAGCGTGGAGAAATTATTGTTACTGACTATCCCATAACCGACGAAGCAACATTTACTAGCTGGCTGAAAGAAATTCTCACAGAGCAACAAATTCAACAATTTTACGAGCATTTAGAGTATGACGGTGCAACGCAGTACGAAGGAGTAGCGCGCGTCCGGATTAATTTATTTGTGGCGCTAAATGGTCCTGCGATGGTGCTGCGGTTAATTCCATTAAAAATTCTCACTCTAGAACAACTCAATTTACCGCCTGTTTTTCGCGATTTGTGTCACTACCATAAGGGATTAATTCTAGTGACAGGACCAACGGGTTCGGGTAAGTCTACGACGCTAGCAGCGATGGTCGATTACATCAATCAAGAAATGCCCAAACACATTATCTCGATTGAAGATCCCGTAGAATTTGTACATAAAAGTAAAAAATCTTTGATTAAGCAGCGCGAAGTAGGAATTCATACGTTGAAATTTGATAACGCTTTAAAAGCATCGTTGCGCGAAGACCCAGATATTATTCTGATTGGCGAAATGCGCGATCGCGAAACGGTCAACACAGCTTTGAAAGCTGCGCAAACCGGACACCTTGTCTTTGGAACCTTACACACCAATAGTGCTGTAAAAACAATTGAAAGAATTCTCAACCTTTACAACCCTGACGAGCAAGGTCCAATGCGCATTCAGGTAGCAGAATCTCTTGTTGCAGTCATTGCGCAAAGCCTCGTGCGGACAACAGATAACAAACGTGCCGCGATTCACGAAATTATGATTAATACAGACGCGATTAAAGATTACATTATCCGCAATGAAGTTGAAGAAATTGAGGCAATCATTCCGCGCTGCAACTTTGAAGGAATGTGTACGATGAATCAATCGATTTATCGACTCTATGAAGAAGGACGGCTAACCGAAGAAACTGCTTTAGAAGCATCACCCAAGCCAAATGAGATGGCAATGATTCTACGCGGTAGAGTTTAA
- a CDS encoding FMN-dependent NADH-azoreductase: MAHILHIDSSPRGERSFSRKLSYEFVTAWKNAHPEDTLTYRDLGKNPVPHVDEGWIAAAFTPPEARTPELNEAIKLSDELVDEFLAADRYVFGIPMYNFSVPSTFKAYIDQIVRVNRTFTVTDQGYAGLVHGKKMLIVAASGGSYRSGTPAEQYDYLKPFLQAVFGLVGITDITFVQADNLSSGDDARQASLDEARTMIEELVANW; this comes from the coding sequence ATGGCACATATTCTGCATATTGATTCTAGTCCTCGTGGCGAACGCTCTTTTTCGCGTAAACTTTCTTATGAGTTTGTGACAGCTTGGAAAAATGCCCATCCAGAGGATACACTGACTTATCGCGACTTGGGGAAAAACCCAGTACCTCATGTTGATGAAGGATGGATCGCGGCTGCATTTACACCCCCAGAAGCGCGTACCCCCGAACTTAACGAAGCAATTAAGCTTTCAGATGAACTAGTAGATGAATTTCTCGCAGCCGATCGCTACGTGTTCGGTATCCCAATGTACAACTTTAGCGTACCTTCAACCTTTAAAGCCTATATTGACCAAATTGTTCGCGTCAATCGTACTTTTACGGTTACCGATCAAGGATACGCAGGTTTGGTTCACGGAAAAAAAATGCTGATTGTGGCTGCTAGCGGTGGTAGCTACAGATCGGGAACTCCCGCAGAACAGTATGATTACCTCAAGCCTTTCTTACAGGCTGTGTTTGGCTTAGTTGGTATTACCGACATTACGTTTGTGCAAGCCGATAATCTCAGCAGCGGTGATGACGCACGCCAGGCATCTTTAGACGAAGCTCGTACAATGATTGAAGAGTTAGTCGCTAATTGGTGA